A single window of Streptomyces aquilus DNA harbors:
- a CDS encoding phosphotransferase, with amino-acid sequence MQHEASMSVDRGNYQDTVTPWERPEWREAALGWAEDRLAARGLWPAGHWRVRLRPWSVLVRIGVRDGADVWFKANPPASAFEGALTAALAGWVPEHVLEPLAVDAGRGWALLPSGGEVFRDALERGAADVRAWEGATGQYARMQRALVPYVDEMSRLGVPDARAAALPSIFDSALAANTALEPADRARLTALRPRLLDWCAELAGTGVPDSLDHCDLHDGQLFHPGPGRFTFFDWGDANISHPFCSFTVPARRVRERYGPEALPRLRDAYLEPWTGDGRTLPELRRALTLATRLGALAPTRAWTRLFPGTSLPAADAACAEWLRGLCTEEHPR; translated from the coding sequence ATGCAGCACGAGGCGTCGATGAGCGTGGACCGAGGGAACTACCAGGACACCGTGACCCCCTGGGAGCGGCCGGAGTGGCGGGAGGCCGCGCTCGGCTGGGCGGAGGACCGGCTCGCCGCGCGCGGGCTGTGGCCGGCGGGGCACTGGCGGGTGCGGCTGCGGCCGTGGTCGGTGCTGGTGCGCATCGGCGTGCGGGACGGGGCCGACGTCTGGTTCAAGGCCAACCCGCCCGCGAGCGCCTTCGAGGGCGCGCTCACCGCCGCGCTGGCCGGCTGGGTGCCGGAACATGTGCTGGAGCCGCTCGCCGTCGACGCCGGACGCGGCTGGGCGCTGCTGCCCTCCGGCGGTGAGGTCTTCCGGGACGCGCTGGAGCGCGGCGCCGCCGACGTGCGGGCGTGGGAGGGGGCCACGGGGCAGTACGCGCGGATGCAGCGCGCTCTGGTCCCGTACGTCGACGAGATGAGCCGTCTCGGGGTGCCGGACGCCCGCGCCGCGGCCCTTCCCTCGATCTTCGACAGCGCGCTGGCGGCGAACACCGCACTGGAGCCGGCCGACCGGGCCCGCCTGACCGCCCTCCGCCCCCGCCTCCTCGACTGGTGCGCGGAACTCGCCGGGACCGGCGTCCCCGACTCCCTCGACCACTGCGACCTGCACGACGGTCAGCTCTTCCACCCCGGGCCCGGCCGCTTCACCTTCTTCGACTGGGGCGACGCCAACATCTCCCACCCCTTCTGCAGCTTCACCGTCCCCGCCCGCCGGGTCCGCGAACGGTACGGCCCCGAGGCGCTGCCCCGGCTCCGCGACGCGTACCTCGAACCCTGGACCGGGGACGGCCGTACGCTGCCGGAACTGCGCCGCGCCCTGACCCTGGCGACCCGCCTGGGCGCCCTCGCCCCCACCCGGGCCTGGACCCGCCTCTTCCCCGGCACGAGCCTCCCGGCGGCGGACGCGGCATGCGCGGAGTGGCTGAGGGGGCTGTGCACCGAGGAGCACCCGCGGTGA
- a CDS encoding GNAT family N-acetyltransferase: protein MTYSVNRLPHYTKADLDEITGGLDDPFEVAAFGVRSRDKDVHFGVRHQGRLVAHAGLVDATVSVGARRFPVAGLGGVVVAPDLRGQGLARLVVEAAVAHARGTGAEFGLLFCLPDRMPLYRRLGWRESPDGMRVEQPGEAVVDHPLHTMWLPLAEGAVWPAGRARLHSLPM, encoded by the coding sequence ATGACGTACTCGGTCAACCGACTCCCGCACTACACGAAAGCCGACCTCGACGAGATCACCGGCGGCCTCGACGACCCGTTCGAGGTGGCCGCGTTCGGGGTGCGGTCCCGGGACAAGGACGTGCACTTCGGCGTCCGGCACCAGGGGCGGCTGGTGGCGCACGCCGGCCTGGTGGACGCCACGGTGTCGGTCGGCGCGAGGCGGTTCCCGGTGGCGGGACTCGGCGGGGTGGTCGTCGCGCCGGACCTGCGGGGCCAGGGGCTGGCGCGGCTGGTGGTGGAGGCCGCCGTCGCCCACGCGCGGGGCACCGGCGCGGAGTTCGGGCTGCTGTTCTGCCTGCCGGACCGGATGCCGCTGTACCGGCGGCTGGGCTGGCGGGAGTCGCCGGACGGCATGCGGGTGGAGCAGCCGGGGGAGGCCGTCGTCGACCACCCGCTGCACACCATGTGGTTGCCGCTGGCCGAGGGCGCCGTATGGCCGGCGGGGCGGGCGCGCCTGCATTCGCTGCCCATGTAG
- a CDS encoding DUF817 domain-containing protein, with amino-acid sequence MHALRQLARFTWLQARCCAFAVALFAGMAASTLLPPLPVARYDLLLAYGVLLTGVGFLLGWETRREVAVVAFCHLLGLAFEMVKVRVGSWSYPEPGVAKLGGVPLYGGFMYAAVGSYVCRAWRLLRLSLSGYRPRATAAVAVLLYANFLTHHWIPDLRRPLAALLLAATWGTWVHYTIGARRYRMPLALSFALIGFFLWLAENVATYLGAWTYPDQLDGWQPVAIGKWVSWALLISVTFVICGARRPTTTPPADSSDGGRRTAVSATSVT; translated from the coding sequence ATGCATGCCCTCCGCCAACTCGCCCGCTTCACCTGGCTCCAGGCCCGCTGCTGCGCCTTCGCCGTCGCCCTGTTCGCCGGCATGGCGGCGTCGACCCTGCTGCCGCCGCTGCCGGTCGCACGCTACGACCTGCTGCTGGCGTACGGCGTCCTGCTGACCGGCGTGGGGTTCCTGCTGGGCTGGGAGACGCGGCGCGAGGTGGCGGTCGTGGCGTTCTGCCATCTGCTCGGCCTCGCCTTCGAGATGGTGAAGGTGCGCGTCGGCTCCTGGAGTTATCCCGAGCCGGGGGTCGCGAAGCTGGGCGGGGTGCCGCTGTACGGCGGGTTCATGTACGCGGCGGTCGGCAGTTACGTGTGCCGGGCCTGGCGGCTGCTGCGGCTGTCGCTGAGCGGCTACCGGCCCCGTGCCACCGCCGCGGTCGCCGTGCTGCTGTACGCCAACTTCCTCACCCACCACTGGATACCCGACCTGCGCCGGCCCCTCGCCGCGCTGCTGCTGGCGGCGACCTGGGGCACCTGGGTGCACTACACGATCGGCGCCCGCCGGTACCGGATGCCGCTGGCGCTGTCCTTCGCGCTGATCGGGTTCTTCCTGTGGCTGGCGGAGAACGTGGCGACGTATCTCGGCGCCTGGACCTATCCGGACCAGCTCGACGGCTGGCAGCCGGTCGCGATCGGCAAGTGGGTCTCCTGGGCGCTGCTCATCAGCGTCACCTTCGTCATCTGCGGCGCGCGCCGGCCTACGACGACGCCCCCCGCCGATTCCTCGGACGGGGGGCGTCGTACGGCCGTATCGGCCACCAGCGTCACTTGA